In Xanthocytophaga agilis, the following are encoded in one genomic region:
- a CDS encoding ferredoxin--NADP reductase, which produces MSKYHFLKVEKIVRETPDSISVHFEQPANQRISYKSGQFLTLLVPVNGKTERRSYSMCSSPISENNLVVTVKRVEGGKVSNFLNDQLKPGALVEVMEPMGTFTIEPNADKQRHIILIGAGSGITPLMSIAKTILHTESRSRVSVLYGNRNEQSIIFKEELASLTQKFAGRLDVIHVLSQPASSWTGHIGRLNQSLVLKMLEHLPKWADTEYFICGPDGMMEEAKQALRILQIPSERVHSESFLTVTKEPVHGEVVEDTTGEVKDYTVTIMYEGAEYKVAVPAQKTILEAALDNDIDLPYSCQSGMCTACMGKCVSGKVLLDEEDGLSETEIKQGYILTCVGHPLTSDVVIEID; this is translated from the coding sequence ATGAGTAAATATCATTTTCTAAAAGTCGAAAAAATTGTTCGGGAAACTCCTGATTCGATTTCTGTACATTTTGAGCAGCCTGCTAATCAGCGCATTTCATATAAATCAGGGCAATTTCTTACGTTATTGGTTCCTGTTAACGGAAAAACAGAGCGTCGTTCCTACTCTATGTGTAGTTCGCCTATTTCGGAAAACAATCTGGTTGTAACTGTAAAACGAGTAGAAGGAGGGAAGGTATCAAACTTTCTGAATGATCAACTGAAGCCAGGTGCATTGGTTGAAGTGATGGAGCCCATGGGAACATTTACTATTGAACCTAATGCTGATAAACAAAGACATATTATTCTGATTGGTGCTGGGAGTGGCATTACTCCACTGATGTCTATTGCTAAAACTATTTTGCATACAGAATCTCGTAGCCGTGTATCTGTATTATATGGCAACAGGAATGAACAGTCTATTATATTTAAAGAGGAGTTAGCTTCTCTTACACAAAAGTTTGCAGGTAGGTTAGATGTAATTCATGTATTAAGCCAGCCCGCCTCTTCATGGACAGGCCATATTGGACGACTGAATCAGTCATTAGTACTCAAGATGTTGGAACATTTGCCTAAATGGGCAGATACAGAGTACTTTATCTGTGGTCCGGATGGCATGATGGAAGAAGCTAAACAGGCACTACGCATTTTGCAGATTCCATCAGAGAGAGTACATTCTGAGAGTTTTCTAACGGTAACCAAAGAACCCGTACATGGAGAAGTGGTAGAAGATACAACAGGTGAGGTGAAAGACTATACAGTGACAATTATGTATGAGGGAGCTGAATATAAAGTAGCTGTACCTGCCCAAAAAACTATACTGGAAGCGGCACTGGATAACGATATAGATCTTCCTTACTCCTGTCAGAGTGGTATGTGTACTGCCTGTATGGGTAAGTGTGTAAGTGGAAAGGTTTTATTAGATGAAGAAGATGGATTGTCAGAAACGGAGATCAAACAGGGATATATCCTTACCTGTGTAGGCCATCCTCTAACCAGCGATGTGGTGATTGAGATTGATTGA
- a CDS encoding zinc metallopeptidase: protein MIFLISIVTMLVSMFVSWQLKSKFAQYSQIPLAGGMSGAEAAAKMLRDNNIFDVRITAVEGQLTDHYNPADKTVNLSQDVYYGRSAAAVAVASHECGHAVQHATSYGPLQMRSALVPVVSICGNVLQVLNMLILFGVGYSIFQGHGAMGNILLLVLIGANAGLALFSTITLPVEFDASRRALVWMENSGVVTQREHDMAKDALKWAAMTYVVAAIGALAQLAYWIFVFMGRRDD, encoded by the coding sequence ATGATCTTTCTTATCAGTATTGTAACCATGCTTGTCAGCATGTTTGTGAGCTGGCAACTTAAAAGCAAATTTGCGCAATATTCACAAATTCCGTTAGCAGGCGGAATGAGCGGAGCAGAAGCTGCCGCCAAAATGCTGCGAGACAATAATATTTTTGATGTTCGAATAACAGCTGTAGAAGGCCAACTCACTGATCACTATAATCCAGCAGATAAAACAGTCAACCTGAGTCAGGATGTATATTATGGACGTAGTGCAGCAGCAGTAGCAGTAGCCTCTCATGAATGTGGACACGCAGTGCAGCATGCAACTTCATATGGACCTTTGCAAATGCGTTCAGCATTGGTGCCTGTAGTAAGTATTTGTGGTAATGTACTTCAGGTTTTGAATATGCTTATTCTTTTTGGTGTAGGTTACTCTATCTTCCAGGGTCATGGAGCAATGGGTAATATTCTGTTGCTGGTATTAATAGGAGCCAATGCAGGTTTGGCGTTGTTCTCCACCATTACACTTCCTGTAGAATTTGATGCAAGTCGTCGGGCATTAGTTTGGATGGAAAATAGTGGGGTAGTTACCCAAAGAGAACATGACATGGCAAAAGATGCACTTAAATGGGCTGCCATGACTTATGTAGTAGCAGCTATTGGTGCACTTGCTCAACTTGCTTACTGGATATTTGTATTCATGGGTCGCAGAGATGACTAA
- the rfaE2 gene encoding D-glycero-beta-D-manno-heptose 1-phosphate adenylyltransferase produces the protein MTEEKIQSLDKALLTIAQWKAEGKSIAFTNGCFDIVHIGHVDYLEKARSQGDKLVLGLNTDASVQRLKGETRPIVNETGRSRVIAALGFVDLVVLFDEDTPKSLIEAIKPDILIKGDDYTVETIVGADFVIANGGTVKTIPLVKGFSTSSIVEKIRKSG, from the coding sequence ATGACAGAAGAAAAAATCCAATCCTTGGATAAAGCACTTTTAACTATAGCTCAGTGGAAGGCAGAAGGCAAGTCTATTGCCTTTACCAATGGATGTTTTGATATAGTACATATAGGTCATGTAGACTATCTGGAAAAAGCGAGATCTCAGGGAGATAAGCTTGTATTAGGCCTCAATACTGATGCATCGGTGCAACGATTAAAAGGAGAAACCCGCCCCATTGTAAATGAAACAGGACGGAGCCGGGTTATTGCAGCACTTGGATTTGTCGATCTGGTAGTTCTTTTTGACGAGGATACGCCAAAAAGTCTGATTGAAGCTATAAAACCTGACATTTTGATCAAAGGTGATGATTATACAGTGGAAACAATTGTTGGTGCAGATTTTGTAATAGCTAATGGAGGAACAGTAAAAACCATACCTCTGGTGAAAGGATTTTCAACCTCATCTATTGTAGAGAAGATCCGAAAGTCAGGGTAA
- a CDS encoding lysylphosphatidylglycerol synthase transmembrane domain-containing protein, which produces MKFRLIDIIKYAIPLVVAFLLLRFYVFKELSLADMIATFRQANYSWVIFSGIVLLFAHWSRAYRWRLLLEPLGYKPSMSRMFLAVMIGYFANLLLPRMGEVSRCGVLNKMNKVPINAGIGTVVAERLFDVVMLLLLLCLNFLLEFNRLSDFFIQFFTDKFGSFSQISSTFYLILIVGALFVAGMGFWAYKNQEKLWKIAILAKIRDFFLGMWEGLVSVRKMQNKWGFIAHSFLIWIGYYFAAYLLTFALPDSKPLGWMGGLTILMMGSLGMAAPVQGGTGPYHLLVSSALMLYGWSQEEGIILATFIWASQTLLTIVAGGICFVVSLFINSTDIEPVEVKDTPSQNYNSAT; this is translated from the coding sequence ATGAAATTCCGATTAATCGATATTATCAAATATGCCATTCCATTGGTAGTAGCTTTTCTATTGCTACGTTTCTACGTATTCAAGGAATTAAGTCTGGCTGATATGATAGCCACTTTCCGACAAGCAAACTACAGTTGGGTTATCTTCTCAGGAATTGTCTTATTGTTTGCACACTGGAGCAGAGCCTATCGATGGCGGTTATTATTGGAACCTCTTGGGTATAAACCCAGTATGTCTCGTATGTTTCTGGCTGTTATGATCGGGTATTTTGCCAATCTGTTACTGCCTCGTATGGGTGAAGTATCCCGATGTGGAGTATTGAATAAGATGAATAAAGTGCCTATCAATGCAGGAATAGGTACTGTGGTAGCTGAAAGACTTTTTGATGTTGTAATGCTACTATTACTTCTATGCCTCAATTTTCTTCTTGAGTTCAACCGGCTTAGTGACTTCTTTATTCAATTCTTTACGGATAAATTTGGTAGCTTTAGCCAAATCTCCTCAACCTTTTACCTCATTTTGATTGTTGGAGCCTTGTTTGTAGCAGGTATGGGATTCTGGGCTTACAAAAATCAGGAAAAACTCTGGAAAATAGCCATTCTTGCCAAGATTCGCGATTTCTTCCTGGGTATGTGGGAAGGCTTGGTCAGTGTAAGAAAGATGCAAAACAAATGGGGTTTTATTGCTCATAGTTTCCTTATCTGGATAGGTTATTATTTTGCGGCCTATCTTCTCACATTTGCACTTCCAGATTCAAAGCCTCTTGGCTGGATGGGAGGGCTTACTATCCTTATGATGGGTAGTCTTGGTATGGCAGCTCCTGTACAGGGTGGCACAGGCCCGTATCACCTGCTGGTAAGTAGTGCACTTATGTTGTATGGATGGTCTCAAGAGGAAGGTATTATCCTGGCTACCTTTATCTGGGCATCTCAAACACTCCTGACAATTGTAGCAGGTGGCATATGCTTTGTGGTTAGTTTGTTCATCAATAGCACAGATATAGAACCTGTTGAGGTAAAAGATACCCCATCTCAAAACTATAACTCTGCAACCTAA
- a CDS encoding DHA2 family efflux MFS transporter permease subunit, with protein MPEKGSSKWIITITVIVGSLLELIDTTIVNVSLPQIMGNLGATLSDVSWVVTGYAVANVIVLPMSGWLAGRFGRRNYFLGSIIIFTVASFFCGNADSLLMLVIFRIIQGLAGGGLLSTAQTILIDTWPREEIGMANALFGLGAVLGPAVGPTIGGYITDNYSWPWIFYVNIPVGILAGVFVFIFIKNTKNENISRRIDWTGIALLALCIGCLQVVLEKGETEDWFETAYISVLTFISLVASIAFIWRELSIDYPIVNLRILRYRSFSAGMLTSFALGFGMYSSVFALPILCQNILGFSAQQTGELMFPGSVVTMFIMPITGTLLKKGFPAQFLATGGMILFFIFTQMLSVSNVFSGPNDFFWPLMVRGVGMAILFVPLTTLAIQDLHGAEIGQGTGLNNMMRQLGGSFGIALSNTILAHRAAFHRVNLVSYMNSYSDAFTERLRMLTNSFIAKGYTPLDAESKAHKALDGIMTKQSMILSYNDIFWLVGFFMLFCIPLIYLQKFKKNVAIPVDAH; from the coding sequence ATGCCTGAAAAAGGTTCTTCCAAATGGATTATTACCATTACAGTGATCGTAGGTTCCTTGTTGGAACTAATTGACACAACCATTGTCAATGTATCACTGCCCCAGATTATGGGAAATCTGGGAGCCACATTATCAGATGTGAGCTGGGTGGTGACAGGGTATGCGGTTGCAAACGTAATCGTATTACCTATGTCTGGCTGGCTTGCCGGACGTTTTGGCCGTCGCAATTATTTCCTTGGGTCTATTATAATATTTACAGTTGCATCTTTCTTTTGCGGAAATGCAGACAGTCTGTTGATGCTGGTTATTTTCCGGATTATTCAAGGTCTGGCAGGAGGTGGCTTACTATCAACAGCACAAACGATTCTGATTGATACCTGGCCACGGGAAGAGATAGGTATGGCCAATGCCTTATTTGGTTTAGGAGCCGTATTGGGACCGGCAGTAGGTCCTACCATCGGGGGTTATATCACAGACAATTACTCCTGGCCATGGATATTTTATGTAAACATTCCGGTAGGTATTCTGGCAGGGGTGTTTGTATTTATCTTCATTAAGAACACCAAAAATGAAAATATAAGCCGACGTATTGACTGGACAGGGATTGCCCTACTCGCTTTATGTATCGGATGTCTGCAGGTGGTGCTGGAAAAAGGTGAAACAGAAGACTGGTTTGAAACAGCGTATATATCTGTATTAACCTTTATCTCACTGGTAGCGAGCATTGCGTTTATATGGCGGGAACTTAGTATCGACTATCCGATTGTAAACCTCCGTATTTTACGCTATCGGAGCTTTAGTGCAGGTATGCTTACTTCTTTTGCACTGGGATTTGGTATGTATAGTTCGGTATTTGCACTACCTATCTTGTGTCAGAATATTCTGGGTTTCAGTGCCCAGCAAACTGGTGAGTTGATGTTTCCCGGTAGTGTAGTCACTATGTTTATCATGCCTATAACGGGAACGTTATTAAAGAAAGGGTTTCCAGCCCAGTTTCTGGCTACAGGTGGTATGATCCTGTTTTTTATCTTTACTCAGATGCTGAGTGTTTCCAATGTGTTTAGTGGTCCGAATGATTTCTTCTGGCCTCTGATGGTACGAGGTGTCGGAATGGCTATTCTCTTTGTTCCTTTGACCACATTGGCGATTCAGGACCTGCATGGAGCTGAAATAGGACAGGGAACAGGACTCAACAACATGATGCGACAGTTAGGTGGTTCTTTTGGAATTGCTCTTTCGAATACCATACTGGCACACCGTGCCGCTTTTCATAGAGTGAACCTGGTTTCCTACATGAATTCTTATAGCGATGCATTTACAGAAAGATTAAGAATGCTCACCAATAGTTTTATTGCCAAAGGATATACTCCGCTAGATGCTGAATCCAAAGCACATAAAGCATTGGATGGAATTATGACCAAACAAAGCATGATCCTCTCTTACAATGATATATTTTGGCTTGTAGGGTTCTTTATGTTATTCTGTATCCCATTGATTTATTTGCAGAAGTTCAAGAAAAATGTTGCAATCCCTGTGGATGCACATTGA